In Candidatus Desulfatibia profunda, one DNA window encodes the following:
- a CDS encoding HPr family phosphocarrier protein — MKFQKTVCDISFAEKVRIFSHDYLKCCLYITRFDSSRYLFTKLLFSKLISTSQVLEDFLDYHGAKNSKDWYLYRELSAAVRHLSLAGYSQTHILNRLAFYGLPDSETFEKEGTATLYFLRTTLTRLAPVIIEDARRLNIPMPDDTYDMEDFPGITTSEMLVYDIDDTDKDLQKKSIVKIASEFLSIAATFEPLGFYKPYTFEEILTLVPERVNEVEMRRFEMLVHNLQSSFDTYVIHGGFRFGNRKLKDLRGSFSVVFHLLQMIGRLLHFYERHLHEAGYKNIYKKVQERLSALIDPKILLDRAINYGFYYVCHYLTTGRDLAQEILNENIERSSITVGVPVKLGFHVRPSLLVAKTVQHYGGQVELCVGRDRFDASSVLDIQWAGGKIQKENITQVTFEGDVRALRDLEILASVNYGEDSMGKGIPLPKELSYLRQ; from the coding sequence ATGAAATTTCAAAAAACAGTTTGCGATATCTCATTTGCCGAGAAGGTCCGCATATTCTCTCACGATTATTTGAAATGTTGCCTTTACATCACCAGATTTGATTCTTCCCGGTATCTTTTTACCAAATTACTTTTTTCAAAGCTGATCAGCACATCCCAGGTCCTGGAAGATTTTCTTGATTATCACGGCGCCAAAAACAGCAAGGACTGGTATCTGTACCGGGAGCTCTCGGCCGCCGTCCGTCACCTGAGCCTTGCAGGCTACTCGCAAACACATATTTTAAATCGTCTGGCTTTCTACGGTTTGCCGGATTCCGAGACGTTTGAAAAGGAAGGGACCGCGACCCTTTATTTTTTGCGAACCACGCTTACGAGATTGGCCCCGGTTATTATTGAAGATGCCCGGCGGCTCAACATTCCTATGCCTGACGATACGTATGATATGGAGGATTTCCCTGGTATTACCACCAGCGAAATGCTCGTTTATGATATTGATGATACGGACAAGGACCTTCAGAAAAAAAGTATTGTCAAAATCGCCAGTGAATTTTTAAGCATCGCGGCGACTTTTGAACCGCTCGGGTTTTATAAACCTTACACTTTCGAAGAGATCTTAACGCTCGTTCCCGAAAGGGTGAACGAGGTCGAGATGCGGCGGTTTGAGATGCTGGTACACAACCTGCAATCATCCTTTGACACCTATGTTATCCACGGCGGATTCAGGTTCGGCAACCGGAAGCTCAAAGACCTGCGCGGCTCTTTTTCGGTGGTATTTCACCTTCTCCAAATGATCGGGCGGCTTTTGCATTTTTACGAGCGGCACCTTCACGAAGCCGGATATAAGAACATCTATAAAAAGGTTCAGGAGCGTTTATCCGCCCTGATCGATCCGAAAATCCTGCTTGATCGAGCCATCAATTACGGCTTTTACTATGTCTGTCACTACCTTACAACCGGCAGGGATCTGGCACAGGAGATCCTGAATGAAAACATCGAGCGATCTTCCATTACCGTCGGTGTGCCGGTGAAGCTTGGTTTTCACGTAAGACCCAGCCTGCTGGTGGCCAAGACGGTCCAGCATTACGGGGGGCAGGTAGAACTGTGCGTCGGTCGAGACCGTTTTGATGCCAGCAGCGTGCTCGACATACAGTGGGCCGGGGGTAAGATTCAGAAGGAAAACATTACCCAAGTTACCTTTGAAGGCGACGTGCGGGCCTTAAGGGATCTTGAAATCC